The following nucleotide sequence is from Pagrus major chromosome 13, Pma_NU_1.0.
TTTCACCTGAGCCAGGCCTCACAACAGATCACATCCATACAGGCTCAGCAGTACACAGCTGTTCTGTATCGGCTGATACTGAAGGTCAGGAATCGGACATTAttggaaggaaagaaaaaggtaTCAAAGCATTTTGCTGTCACTGAAGTTAATGAAACTGATGACGAGGTTTCATGTCCAAAACATCAGTTTCTGCAGAAGTGAAACACTCTGCTGTAACTGAGAGAAAATGacctttctctcctctgtttccttcTTCATCACATCTACATTACATGTGCACAAGTAGATAACAGTAGATAACAGTAGATAACAGtagataaaataatttactgCTCAAGAGTTTTttgaaaaataccaaactgaAAGTAAGAGattagaaaatatgttttgtagAGACGTTCTGACTCCATTTCTTCCTTCCTGATACTGATTCAGATACCTTATTGGCCGATACAGAGCACCAATCAGACACcagtgtgttttaaaacatactgtatatacagttaTCATGTTTTGGTATGGATGTGATGTGATTGTTACATGAACAAATACATACAGAGAATCTTGCCGTCCATAAACTTTCATCTATAACCTTGTATTTTCCAGTCAGAACTAAAAAAGAGcataaacatcaacatgtaAGTTTGCTGACacgctgaaaaaaaaacaagttgctACTCATTTATGGATTTTGTCTCTTAGTGCAGTAAAAAGTgtgtaacagacagacaggtgtgcaGGGCGCTGCTGGGAAAAGAAGGCTTTAGCTTCAGGGCTAATGAATGATTTGGTATCAGAGCCGTGCACGGACTTGCATACTAGATGTAGATCATTTGGTACAATGATGTTCTGTTTGTCTCCTGTGAGCCACCGTACCTTTAGCTACCTGTGCAGATGGGCTACTCAATTTATACGTTCACGCAGTGCAGTCAGGCTGTGAAACTCACAGGATCGCCTGTGTTTACTGTAATGAACCAGTGAAACGTGACTCATCAGTGTGATCTCTGACTCACACTCAGACTGATTTCTACACCAGCCGATACCTGACCCAAAATTTTAGGCAGAATTACTGGAACGTGTATCTGAACAACAACCGAGTATTTTGCTCCAGAGGTTTGAACAGTTTGGTctcttttaaaacacaaacaaacaaaatacaaaccttgtgtctcctcctgtcagtgCTGAACGAGTCGTCTCAGGAGGAGGTGAGCATTCGGGATGTTCGGATTTTACCAAACCTCAACGCCTCCTACCTTCCCATGATGCCAGACGGCTCCGTGCTGCTGGTGGACAACGTGTGGTACGTTCAGAAACGTGCGTTCATGTTTTACGTTTCTGTCGGTCTTTGATCTGACGGTGCTCACACTGCTTCCTGTCCTGCTGCGCAGCCACCAGTCAGGAGAGGTCGGCATGGCGTCTTTCTGCAGAGTGGACAGCCTGGCCGGCCGCCTTCCCAGCATGCTCAGCGCTTTGGAGGAGCACGACTTCCTGTTCCAGCTGCACCTCAACGACATGCCGCAAGACGACTCCAACGAGGTTCGgacatgtttgtgtgctttACATGTGATCTGTTATATTGTTTTCTATAAGTGATTTTATTTAGTTGTTATCAGAAACTCTGTCCGGGCCTGTCTTTGTCAGGACACTCTTGAAAAGGAGATTTTTATTCTCAGTCGGACTTTCCAAAATCTAATAATCCAAATGACACACATAAAGATAAAAGTGGCAACATGATGATCTGGATTACTTTCCTGATGAagacacaaacatattttatatcCATCACAAGACAAACTTAAAccctttttctttgttgtttcaaGCTTAATTAAGACTGTTGTTGCAGAAACACAGACGCAGGAACTTGTTTCATTGTGTGGTTCAGTGACATTACTTGGCTCGTCCTTGTGGTCATCTTATGTCACAACATTgtgtcagtgttcagtgtgtgtgtgtgtgtgtgttttatctttaGGGGCTGGAGGTTCCCCTGGTCGCTGTGCTGCAGTGGTCAACTCCCAAGATGCCTTTCACCAACTGTATCTACACACACTACAGGTCAGGACGTCTGTGCAGCACTGCAGCACTTCATCATGACGACAAATATTTAACCAATGTgcaatttaaatattcaactTGGTTATTTTGTGATTAATCGTGtctggagacagaaagaggaaacttaatattattatattcaaGCTGTGGTACAGGGTGATTTTTCTTAATGCATTAAGTGCAGACATGTTGTAGGTGAAGTGTGACACAATGAACTCCTGTTTGAAATTAAACACACCTCAAGGTGTTAAAAACACCTCACCCTAATATAGTTGGGACGACTCTCTGCTATGTGATATCAGAAGGAACGTGTCCTGACTgtcgccccccccccctccccctctctccccctctctcccctcacccccccccccccctctcctcccaggTTGCCGAGTATCCGTCTGGACCAACCGCGGTTCGTCATGACGGCGAGCTGTCCGAGCACCGTCAGGGTGAAGGAGCACTTCAAGGTCAAATATGTTCTGCTCAACAACCTGCAGGACTTCCTCGCTGTCCGGCTCGTCTGGACTCCAgagggtcagtgtgtgtgtgtgtgtgtgtgtgtgtgtgtgtgtgtgtgtgtgtgtgtgtgtgtgtgtgtggaccagTCAGTTCTTGACCTTGACTGTAACACACACCAGTCACGTCACAGAGCAGATGTTGAGGCTGATTAATTCAGTTTAATGCCTGACCTTTTGAAACTGTTTATACTTTTACATGTGAAGACGAACCGTCCGTGTGTCGTCTGttcgtttttttcttcttctgaatcCACCAAAGATTTAAAATAAGTCGTTTGTTTCCCGTCTTCTGCTTGAAAAGGAACAATCtaataaatcaggaaaccaaaacaaaataagaactcaaatgtttgttgttttttatttttagatattttaattctttatttgatttgattgagtTTGACTTGTTTATTTGACACCTTTTAAAACGAGTTCGACCATATTAACCAACAAGTTTCAGGAAACGCTCGGCCCACTTCCTCTGAGTCGACTGACATTAACAAACCACAGACACCAGATCATTTCTCATCACTGATCAACAGACacaaccaaaatgttttttaacagtttgttgTTGTAGAAATCATCACAACGTCCGGGGGTTTTATCTGTGTGTTGCTCCTGTGAGGTGAAGTTCCCTGGCGTGAATTtgatttcttattttgtttttgtttccttattCATTATTAGAAAATTCCCTTTCGAGCAGAGGATGAAGAACAAACGTCTTTTATAATCTTTTGgttgataaaaacaacaacaacaaaaaaaatcacttattttcagtttttgtttttgttttcaaggtCAGATTGACTGATTGacaaatatatgtgtgtgtgtgtgtgtgtgtgtgtgtgtgtgtgtgtgtgtgtgtccaggtcgTGGTCAGGGCGAGGACACGACGCTGGCGGCCGTCGTCTGTCACACTCCTCTCAGTAACCTCGGTCACTGTCGGAAAGGAAGCACTCTGTCGTTCAGCGTCGCCTTCCAGATCCTCAAACCGGGCCTGTACGAGGTACGACGGGTCCAACGGGTCCAGTTAACTCATGAAGCTGACGGGCCTCGCTGTTTGTTTAGTGTATCTATTTGTAATATGGACGTACAGAGGAGTATACAAACAGTGtaatctctctgtctgtctctgtctcttcagcTGAGTCAACACATGAAGCTGAAGCTTCAGTTCACAGCGTCGGTGTCCAACCCTCCTCCTGACGCTCGGCCGCTGTCACGTAAGAACAAACCTTCACTTtgcttctgttgttgtttttcattttaatcgTAGGTGACAGGTTAGTAGAAAGACAAACAGTCGATGTTATCTGTTGAATTTATGAGATAACAGATCAATATTGGCATCAGCTGAAATGTTTGAGGtcatttacattatatatactGTTTCAGTTCATTGGTGGTCTTAGCCACTCAAATGAACCTCACAGCGGTGCCTGGTGaaggtgaaaaacaaatactATCTCAAAGGTACTTCAAAAAATCCTCAGCCAACCTGATCCTCGTAAAAAACCAGTCCGAGCTCCGCAGGAACTAAAGTTTTCTTCCACTTTAAGAAGAGTTTGGTTCATTTAAAAGGACTTTATGTGGAAACAACCTGAGGAAACCAGGTGAATGCTGATGTCTAACGCTTCAAATGTCTCCTCTGCTTCAGAGGACGTGATCGACACATTAGTGGGACAATAACTGAGAAATATGTGGACGTGTGCTCGAACGACACAATCATGAATATCATAGCGATAACATTTCCAGAGACACCAGAGAGCAGGATTCATGTTGGTGCAGTGTGTTTGAAACGAAGCGCCGCTGACAGTAAACTTCATACGTCTTCAGTACGACGAGAGCAGATGTGACAGTCGGTCTGTGGTGAACGTGTCTCGTTGTCTCCTCGCAGGTAAGAACAGTCCGTCCAGCCCGGCGGTGCGAGACCTGCTGGACCGACACCAGGCCAGTCTGGGCCGATCTCAGTCCTTCTCCCACCAGCAGCCGTCTCGATCCCACATCATGAGGTACGACACACATCCACTTCAGTTACATCCTACATCGCTGTTTAATTAtagtattttacattttaaatgatttttgattttgattttcacTCGACTACAttcatctgacagctttagttattTTACAAATGAAGAGTTTATAATTCTTGATGttttcttgatttattattgttgtcacttgacagaaaatgaactaTTTTAATGATGTTTGTTGTAGATTTCAAGTTTAGCATCAAAGGTGTTACATCTTCatcacaagtgtgtgtgtgtgtgtgtgtgtgtgtgtgtgtgtgtgtgtgtgtgtcaggacgGGCAGTGCCATGGAGCGGCGGGCCATCACTCCTCCCGTCGGCTCTCCGGTCGGTCGGCCTCTTTATTTGCCGCCGCAGGACAAAACTCTGCTGTCGCTGGACAAGATCGCCAAGAGGGAGTGTAAAGTCCTGGTGGTGGACCCCGCCAGCTAGGGAgcaaggagggagggaaggaagagaTGAAAGGACAGGGACACAGTGAGGAGAGACCTCGACAgaagaaaatagatttttttattttattttgaaaatccgaGGACTTGAAACTTCGGCTTCTTTAACCGACCTGAAGCGACGGAGAGGCCAGAACACGAAGACGCTTCAAGCGAAACATTTAATGTGACGTATTATCAcgttttttgtgttatttaacGGGACGCTCGAGGTGAAAggacaaacatttgttttaaatgctgaATTCAGCTTTTCTTTCAGTGTTATCAGACTGTTCACAGTCAACAggtttcaacatgttttaaaggagcaatctgtgaaatatggccagaattttagtttaagaCATTCATCAGGGTGTGACGTTGTGTCAGAGACGTCTATGTGCTGTGTTCAGGAGATGTCTgctggagttagcatgctaaccggctagccTTGGCTCGCCCTGTGTCCTAATaccactttattttattatctgaaAGCACGTTTAGTTTGTAAATGtaagaaatgaacaaaataaactcacaaaatgtcaaaaactttAACAACAGTACAGCGTTACCATCGAATTCTGGCCGTATTCTACAGATGACACCTTTAATATGATCTGATACAATCTCATGTTTCACAGTCTGACCTGTttacattaaaggagcaatatgtaagaatttgagaATAAATGACAGTTTGGATGTCTgttattgtgctgcagagatgtccactgaagttagcctgctaaccagctagctccggcCCGTTTCACTCCAAAGCCCCTGTGCTAGCTGTGTGAACACTAACAGTCCCTGGACAAGCCTTAACCGCTAGCTACACGACTAATTGAGCCAACTAGcaaagggcagctacagttagcggttactctgatgatgctgccccctgttggtttggagtatgaattcgacaggtggctaattcttacatattgcacagtTCACTCCAGACTGAAACATCCCAACAACTATTGGACGGATTATCATGAACGACTACACACTGTTGTTCTCCATCTCAAGCTACAGTTGTTAGCTGTttgagctaatgctaatgttagcatcacAGACAACGAgtctggttttaaaaaaatttaattcaTCTGAGTTAATTCtccattttagtcattttacttttgttgaAAGAACCGCTGCTGTATTATAATGACAGTCTTTGTGTTGGACAGGACATGTTGCCTTCAGGATGCAGAAACtcccaacaaacaaacacagagctgaagtCACGTCTCTTCAGACCTCAGGGGAATAAATATGTTCAGCAGTCAACGAGGAGagacaaatcatgtttttaactgtgtcatgaatcacacacatgatgtttgtcagtttaaaggATAATTATTCAAgtcaaagtgtcagtttgttgtaattaaagtcaaactcatgtagttttgtgtcaaagcgctcagtgaactacatcgtctcatcagcaccagaaccaacaccaacatggagccaactgggctcagaaaagctcGTAAACAAGACGAACATTACAagaaatctgctcatattgacaactgcagttctgtgaGAGGAgagctggttctggttctggttcagttctgtgagctgctgatacacaggagcagctctacagtgtttcagtcaggagacgacgtcactaacgagcCTGTCGGCTGTGTCGTCTgatgtttcattagtttgatgacaaactgacactttattGACTCCAAACATCGTCTGTGTGATCAGTGACAGGatcaattaattatttgtttctctaacaaacatattttttctgaaataaggtcccgtGGTGACTTTGGCTCTCTGTACACTGCATGTaagaattaaatgtatttaaataaaataataataataataataaatgtaatttaaagttCTGCTCTGTATGTTTGAATCATTCTGCAGTTTATAAAGATTTAAACTTGTTTCACAGCTGATTGTTTCTCACAAATCACAGATAAATGTGACGACGTCACTGTCACAcgtctctgatgtgtttgttttcaatgGTGCCTCTTTTCCACCAAATAgatgttaaaatgtcatcagACACATGAATGAGTTGGTCCACAGTCTCCTGTGGTTCATTATGACATGTTAGTTTATTAAAACAtccttttttctcctgtaaatCAGCTTCAAAGCTCTAAAAGCTGCGGCCGCCTTGATTTCACAAGATCATCGTCCACATGACGTCAGAACAAGGATCGAGGAGGACACAAATCtacccagcatgcattgtgcAGCAGTTCAGATTTGCATGTGTGAACTGGAACAACCAGTTTGCTGAGTTTGTTCATATAAAAGCACATTTACtacaaattattttattgttatatcatTTCTGAAGAAGGCTGCAGTGTTTCACAGGTTTGATGGTgctttgttaaaaataaaagagacgatgaaacagaaatgaacaAAACCACTCAGATATGTTTGATTTTACATCAATAATATAATCCTGCCAGCAAATAAAATCATTGTTGAAGGTTTGATGATTAAAAACGGGCCTGAAGAAAAGCGTTGACCATCAGAATGAAGCTGAATCATCAGGAACATGAACACAATCATCTCACAGCTGTGAACGCTGACGTGATTTAAATGGCCACGCTGTTCTCGATGCAGTCCGGACTGAGGTACGGATACGGCAGCTCTAATTGGCTGTTACgctctgtgatgtcatcagaaaTGGCCTTGAGTTCAGTCTGCACGGCCTCCACCAGCCTGCGGTGGGCGTCGTCTCTGAAAATGGCCTCGTTGTAGTGACACAGAGGAACCtgcagggggagacagagagagagccgTTAGTCTTTTATATTGTAACTGTAGACGacttaagtaaagtaaagtacttaaaataaatgtacttagttacatcagaacgaggtgtgtgtgtgtgtgtgtgtgtgtgtgtgtgtgtgtgggcggagCCTCACAAAGTTGGTGGCGGGCTGCGACAGCAGAGCCAGCATCGTCAGGACGCGA
It contains:
- the trappc14 gene encoding trafficking protein particle complex subunit 14, which translates into the protein MVQMMESQCEYFMYFPAVPITDLSDPARYRTLPRRSHLYLGETVRFLLVLRCRDGGATPTEHGPGGDDGAAAGFGTESASSRAWRELAGSLCAVASVSPGESSRHRGNHHQHHHDYQSSGDEANEDGEEDYIAAAEAAIAALGSRVDSRCRSFRDCKPLLIHNSSGTAAREFRRAPVQSPLDEPVVLTDEVIFPLTVSLDKLPVSTLKVKVMVTVWKREAEKAEVQELGYLSVLQQREPTHTFRHDLNTFKAQVSTTLTVLPPPTVRCKQMTVSGRHLAVLKVLNESSQEEVSIRDVRILPNLNASYLPMMPDGSVLLVDNVCHQSGEVGMASFCRVDSLAGRLPSMLSALEEHDFLFQLHLNDMPQDDSNEGLEVPLVAVLQWSTPKMPFTNCIYTHYRLPSIRLDQPRFVMTASCPSTVRVKEHFKVKYVLLNNLQDFLAVRLVWTPEGRGQGEDTTLAAVVCHTPLSNLGHCRKGSTLSFSVAFQILKPGLYELSQHMKLKLQFTASVSNPPPDARPLSRKNSPSSPAVRDLLDRHQASLGRSQSFSHQQPSRSHIMRTGSAMERRAITPPVGSPVGRPLYLPPQDKTLLSLDKIAKRECKVLVVDPAS